The proteins below are encoded in one region of Brassica napus cultivar Da-Ae chromosome A6, Da-Ae, whole genome shotgun sequence:
- the LOC106349415 gene encoding homocysteine S-methyltransferase 1, giving the protein MGLEKKSALLEDLIEKCGGCAVVDGGFATQLEIHGAAINDPLWSAVSLIKDPELIKRVHMEYLEAGADIVVTSSYQATIPGFLSRGLSMEESESLLQKSVKLAVEARDRFWDKVSKTSGHSYNRALVAASIGSYGAYLADGSEYSGSYGEDVTLDKLKDFHRRRIQVLVEASPDLLAFETIPNKLEAQACVELLEEENVQIPAWICFTSVDGENAPSGESFEECLETLNKSNNICAVGINCAPPQFMDNLIRKFSKLTKKAIVVYPNSGEVWDGKAKKWLPSQCFGDAEFEMFATKWRDLGAKLIGGCCRTTPSTIKAICRDLKRR; this is encoded by the exons ATGGGTTTGGAGAAGAAGTCTGCATTGTTGGAAGATTTGATAGAGAAATGCGGCGGCTGTGCGGTGGTCGACGGCGGTTTCGCGACCCAGCTCGAGATTCACGGCGCCGCCATTAACGACCCTTTGTGGAGTGCCGTTTCTCTCATCAAAGATCCTGAGCTCATCAAGCGG GTTCATATGGAATATTTGGAGGCTGGTGCAGACATTGTGGTTACTTCATCTTATCAG GCTACAATCCCTGGCTTTCTCTCAAGAGGATTGTCCATGGAAGAGAGCGAGTCTTTACTACAAAAGAGCGTGAAACTAGCTGTTGAAGCCCGTGATAGATTCTGGGACAAAGTCAGCAAAACCTCAGGACATAGCTATAACCGAGCTCTTGTAGCTGCTTCTATTGGAAGCTACGGAGCTTATCTTGCTGATGGCTCTGAGTACAG TGGAAGCTATGGAGAGGATGTAACCTTGGATAAACTAAAAGACTTCCACAGGAGGAGAATCCAAGTCCTAGTGGAAGCTAGTCCTGATCTTCTCGCTTTCGAAACCATACCGAACAAACTCGAGGCCCAGGCGTGCGTTGAGCTGCTGGAGGAAGAGAATGTGCAGATCCCAGCATGGATCTGTTTCACGTCTGTAGATGGTGAGAATGCTCCTTCGGGAGAGAGCTTTGAGGAAtgccttgaaacccttaacaAAAGCAACAACATTTGCGCTGTTGGCATTAACTGCGCACCTCCTCAGTTCATGGACAATCTCATTCGCAAATTCTCCAAG TTGACCAAGAAGGCTATCGTTGTGTACCCAAATAGTGGAGAGGTTTGGGACGGGAAAGCCAAAAAATGGCTG CCGTCGCAATGCTTTGGTGATGCTGAGTTTGAGATGTTTGCAACGAAGTGGCGTGACCTTGGAGCTAAACTTATAGGAGGATGCTGCAGGACTACACCTTCCACCATCAAAGCTATCTGCAGAGATTTGAAACGAAGATGA